One Stratiformator vulcanicus genomic window, AATCCGGTGCCGCAGCACGCTGGGCGCGAGGTCTTTGACGTCGTCGGGAATCACAAAGTCTCGCCCGCGACAGGCCGCCGCGGCCCGCGATGCGATCAGTAAGCCGACGCCGGCCCGCGGGCTGGCGCCAATTTCGATCGTGTTCCAGGCCCGCGTCTTCTGCACGATTGCCGAAATGTAGGTGATGACCTGCGGCTCGATCAGGATGCCGCGCACGACCTCTTGGACCGAACGTACCATCTTGGCCGTCATGACCGACTCCAGTCCGAACGTCGATAGGTTGTGGCTGTCCCGGCCGTTTGCGTAGAGCTTGAGGATGTCCTGCTCTTCGGCGTCAGTAGGGTAGTCAACCAGCAGCTTGAACAGGAAGCGATCGAGCTGGGCTTCGGGCAGCGGATAGGTGCCTTCCTGCTCGAGCGGATTCTGAGTCGCGATCGTGATGAAAGGCCGCGGCAACGGGTAGGTCTTGCCGTCGACGGTGACCTGCCGCTCCTGCATGGCTTCGAGCAGCGCGGCCTGCGTCTTGGCGGGGGCGCGGTTGATTTCGTCGGCCAACAGCAGGTTCGTGAAGATCGGCCCCCGGTTGAACGTGAACTCCTTCTCCCGCATATCGAACACCGAATGCCCGGTGATGTCCGACGGCATCAAATCGGGCGTAAATTGAACGCGTCCGAATTGAGAATCGAGAACCTTCGAGAGCGAATTGACCAGCAGCGTCTTGCCGAGCCCCGGCGGCCCTTCGATTAGCACGTTGCCCTCGCAGAACAGGGCGAACAGAACGCCCTCGACCAATTCGGTCTGTCCGACGACCGCCTTCCGGATCTCCTGCTGCACGCGATCGAACAGCTGCTCAATATCGCCGATCGTCATGCCGTCTGATTCGCCTCAGTTGTCCCCGCGCGGGCGGGGAGTGGTGCCTACGAAGATCATCCGCCGATCGTGCGACAAAGTCCGTCGCGATCCGGCTGCGACGATCGGCGGGCGGCGATTCTAAAAGCCGGCAGGCGGCAATGCGAGTCTGTTCAGATCGACCCGATGAACCGCATTGGCCGCGGCTACTCTTCGATCCGCACTTCTTTCGCGGGCTCGGCCGTCGAAACGTCTGCCGTCGGGATGTCTGCCGTCGGGACGTCTGCCGTCGGAACGTCGGCGGTCGCCGGGGGCTTGGCTTGATCTGACCGCTTGGAACCGGACGACCCGCCGGCCTCCTCACGCAACTCGCGATAATTGCGATACAGGTCGTAACCGACCAGCGCGCATCCGATGATCGCGGCCAGGCCGTGCAGCACGAACGATTCGCGGAACCACAGGGGCGTGGTCACGAGGGCGATGCCGATAAACAGTCCGATGCCCACAATCACGCCCTTGAGGACCATGGCCGCTTTCTTGCGGCGCAGTTCGCTGCGGGCGATGGCCGAGCGCGCCGACCGGTTGGCGACTTCGCGGAAACTGGCCGTCTTCGCACGCAGGTCATCTTTGTCGACCTGCGAACGCGGTTTCCTGCGGACCGGCTCGACGACTTCCGGTTCGGTCGGTGCTTCAGTAGCCTCGGGCGTTGACTCATCGGGCATCCCAGCCGACTCGATTGTTTCGACCGGTTTGGGCTTCGCCTTCTTTTCCGGAGCACGCCGCGGGGGATCGGACGGCGGAGCTTCGCCGGTGTTGTTCCGCATTCGTGCGAGCAGGCCCTCCATGTAGCTGGCCACGGAGTCCGGCTCGCCTTCATCGGCCGATGCGTCAATATCGGCGTCATTGACGGCAAACTCGGCGACGGCGGCTTCGATCGGGCTTGGGGCTCCGGGGCAGGCCGGGGCGGCTTCGTCGATATCCGCAGTATCGGCTGCGTCGTAATGCATCGCGGCCGATGGGTTCTCGGCGGAGGGACTTTCATCGGCCGCTTCCTGATCGCCCGGCAATTCGAACATCTCAGCTAACGTCGAGCGG contains:
- a CDS encoding AAA family ATPase, whose product is MTIGDIEQLFDRVQQEIRKAVVGQTELVEGVLFALFCEGNVLIEGPPGLGKTLLVNSLSKVLDSQFGRVQFTPDLMPSDITGHSVFDMREKEFTFNRGPIFTNLLLADEINRAPAKTQAALLEAMQERQVTVDGKTYPLPRPFITIATQNPLEQEGTYPLPEAQLDRFLFKLLVDYPTDAEEQDILKLYANGRDSHNLSTFGLESVMTAKMVRSVQEVVRGILIEPQVITYISAIVQKTRAWNTIEIGASPRAGVGLLIASRAAAACRGRDFVIPDDVKDLAPSVLRHRIRLQPDVEVEGVSEEEVIRDLLDSVEAPKR